One Prolixibacteraceae bacterium DNA segment encodes these proteins:
- a CDS encoding IS4 family transposase produces the protein MQYIYSNELQNQYRMNDKDFTRNRKLKFPKILLFLMNRITKTLSIEIDNIIGVFNKDKKLKTDDHFTKSAFVQSRKKIDYKVFDVLSKKLTDEFYTDNTYKKWHKFRVLAVDGSLLTLPNTKELMEVFGSNQPHTKEPIIQGRVSLLYDVLNGFVIDSTLQPLSRTERDLAIDHIKHATPGDLILYDRGYPSFDMMYQHKKRDIDFLFRVQTNFNKETKEFLNSTDKTKLIELSPSITCLKEKGYTGDETIIVRMNKVVLPNGTVEILISSLLDKDEYRNNIFKDLYFKRWNVEIFYNELKNKLKVGNFSGNSEQVILQDFYSTIFVSNIQTLLIEEINDELKEQKGTKKYNYKVNNNVSYGILKNRIIEIFFTEQEMSKTIFQIKELLKKHTIPIRPNRKNERDTRKFDNRKRPKTLTNQRDAI, from the coding sequence ATGCAATATATATATTCGAATGAATTACAGAATCAATATAGAATGAACGACAAAGATTTTACAAGAAATAGAAAATTAAAATTCCCGAAAATACTTCTCTTTTTAATGAATAGAATTACCAAGACACTATCTATTGAAATTGATAATATCATTGGTGTATTTAACAAAGACAAAAAACTTAAAACAGATGATCATTTTACCAAGAGTGCATTTGTTCAAAGCAGAAAAAAGATTGATTACAAGGTGTTTGATGTTTTATCAAAGAAACTTACTGATGAATTTTATACTGATAATACTTATAAGAAATGGCATAAGTTTAGAGTCCTTGCAGTAGATGGATCGCTTCTAACTCTACCCAATACCAAAGAGTTAATGGAAGTCTTTGGATCTAATCAACCACATACAAAAGAACCTATTATTCAGGGAAGAGTTTCTTTATTATATGATGTATTAAATGGATTTGTTATTGATTCAACACTTCAGCCACTTTCTAGAACAGAACGAGATTTAGCGATTGATCATATAAAGCATGCAACTCCTGGTGATCTTATTTTATATGACAGAGGCTATCCTTCTTTTGATATGATGTATCAACATAAGAAAAGGGATATTGACTTTCTTTTTCGAGTTCAAACGAACTTTAATAAAGAAACAAAAGAGTTTTTGAATAGTACGGATAAAACAAAGTTGATTGAATTATCTCCAAGTATAACATGTTTAAAAGAAAAAGGTTACACTGGTGATGAAACTATCATTGTACGCATGAATAAAGTTGTGTTGCCAAATGGCACTGTTGAAATTCTTATAAGTTCTCTTCTTGATAAAGATGAGTATAGAAATAACATATTTAAAGACCTGTATTTCAAGAGATGGAATGTGGAGATTTTTTATAATGAATTGAAGAATAAACTGAAGGTTGGAAACTTTTCAGGGAACTCAGAACAAGTGATATTACAAGATTTTTATTCCACCATTTTTGTTAGCAATATCCAAACCTTATTAATCGAAGAGATTAATGATGAATTAAAAGAACAGAAAGGGACTAAAAAATACAATTACAAAGTAAACAATAATGTATCCTATGGAATCTTGAAGAATAGAATCATTGAGATATTCTTTACAGAACAAGAAATGTCCAAAACGATATTTCAGATTAAAGAACTATTAAAAAAACACACAATTCCTATACGACCGAATAGAAAAAATGAGCGAGACACTAGAAAATTTGATAACAGAAAACGTCCAAAAACACTTACGAATCAAAGAGATGCAATATAA
- a CDS encoding MFS transporter → MSKHVFPIKVDRYPFYYGWIVMIVGALGMLGSIPGQPFGVSAFTDSLLDATDVSRDQLSAFYLIGTLLSALCLPIIGKIYDRIGVRKVMLTATFTLAMMQLLLSYTTEVSQLIGGGVLLWVYLVMIFFSIRIMGQGTMALVSRAMIMKWFDKKRGIANAVSGTMVSVGFSIAPSLLLILLYHYGWISSYRILALSLLVIFVLVFFFYADAPAEYGLYPDGKKSGEADSHDKQEKGSPLSLAIRTYPFWIICLVTAFCNFFIGGFTFHITSIAEEFMWSKEAMVQFFIYVTVLSVFFALLANVLSDFVRSSYILAFCMLGIVIASFGFMMKGEGIYYYVLVVGFAIFSGFFTASAAVFHPKYFGNKYLGQISGFNMLVMVVFSSISPFIFSLSKSHLGSYSWAAYLCLAISIILLVAALFVKEPKQNQ, encoded by the coding sequence ATGAGCAAACATGTTTTTCCAATAAAGGTGGATCGTTACCCATTCTATTATGGATGGATTGTGATGATTGTCGGTGCTTTAGGAATGCTTGGTAGTATTCCTGGACAACCTTTTGGGGTGTCTGCATTTACAGACTCCCTATTAGATGCTACCGATGTGTCTAGAGATCAGTTGAGTGCCTTCTATCTAATTGGGACATTGCTTAGTGCACTATGTTTGCCTATCATAGGAAAGATATACGACCGTATTGGGGTTCGTAAGGTGATGCTTACTGCCACTTTTACCCTTGCGATGATGCAACTCTTACTATCCTATACCACGGAAGTTTCACAGCTTATTGGAGGAGGTGTACTGTTATGGGTCTATCTGGTGATGATCTTCTTTTCGATTCGTATTATGGGACAGGGCACCATGGCACTGGTCTCCCGTGCGATGATCATGAAATGGTTTGATAAGAAACGAGGTATTGCCAATGCAGTCAGCGGAACGATGGTTAGCGTTGGCTTCTCTATTGCGCCCTCTCTGTTGCTGATCCTTCTCTATCACTATGGTTGGATCTCGTCCTATCGTATTCTAGCACTCTCTCTTCTTGTAATCTTTGTGCTTGTTTTTTTCTTCTATGCGGATGCTCCAGCCGAATATGGATTGTACCCAGATGGGAAAAAGAGTGGGGAGGCTGACAGCCACGACAAACAAGAGAAGGGAAGCCCTCTCTCTCTTGCCATTCGAACCTATCCGTTTTGGATCATATGTCTTGTGACTGCTTTCTGTAACTTCTTTATAGGAGGTTTTACTTTTCATATAACCTCTATTGCAGAGGAGTTTATGTGGAGTAAAGAGGCTATGGTTCAGTTTTTTATTTATGTCACCGTTCTATCTGTTTTTTTTGCATTGCTAGCCAATGTGTTAAGCGATTTTGTTCGGTCTAGCTATATCCTTGCTTTTTGTATGTTGGGTATTGTCATTGCCTCATTTGGCTTTATGATGAAAGGAGAGGGGATCTACTACTATGTGTTGGTGGTTGGTTTTGCAATATTCTCGGGCTTCTTTACTGCCTCTGCAGCCGTATTTCATCCTAAATATTTTGGTAACAAATACCTTGGTCAGATTAGTGGATTCAATATGTTAGTCATGGTGGTCTTTAGCTCCATATCGCCATTTATCTTCAGTCTCTCCAAAAGTCATCTAGGAAGCTATAGTTGGGCAGCATATCTATGTCTAGCAATATCTATTATCCTACTTGTTGCTGCGTTATTCGTAAAAGAACCAAAGCAAAATCAGTAA
- the nth gene encoding endonuclease III, protein MDKKERFQKVIEWFQTNMPIAETELDYRTPFELLVAVILSAQCTDKRVNMVTPALFERFPTVEKMAEAEVPEIFEYIRSISFPNNKAKYLVGMAQMLQNEYESQVPNTVTELVKLPGVGRKTANVIVSVIFDKPAMAVDTHVFRVSERIGLSYRSKTPLETEKQLIKYIPEELLPIAHHWLILHGRYTCVARKPKCEHCGLQLWCKKYAREHKKEC, encoded by the coding sequence ATGGATAAAAAAGAGAGATTCCAGAAGGTAATAGAGTGGTTTCAAACAAATATGCCCATTGCAGAGACAGAGTTAGACTACAGAACGCCATTCGAACTTTTGGTAGCAGTGATTTTATCGGCACAATGCACCGACAAGAGAGTGAATATGGTAACGCCTGCTCTTTTTGAACGTTTTCCAACAGTGGAGAAGATGGCAGAGGCAGAGGTTCCTGAGATTTTCGAATATATCCGTTCCATCTCTTTCCCCAATAACAAAGCCAAATATCTAGTGGGCATGGCACAGATGCTACAAAACGAATATGAATCACAAGTTCCGAATACCGTGACAGAATTGGTTAAACTACCAGGAGTGGGACGTAAAACAGCCAATGTGATCGTTTCTGTGATCTTCGATAAACCAGCCATGGCTGTAGACACCCATGTCTTTAGAGTATCAGAGCGCATTGGACTATCTTATCGATCGAAAACGCCACTAGAAACAGAGAAGCAGTTAATTAAATATATCCCCGAAGAACTACTACCTATAGCACACCATTGGCTGATACTTCATGGTCGATATACATGCGTTGCAAGAAAGCCGAAATGCGAACATTGTGGGCTTCAATTATGGTGTAAAAAATATGCTCGAGAACATAAAAAAGAATGTTAA